One genomic window of Bactrocera dorsalis isolate Fly_Bdor chromosome 4, ASM2337382v1, whole genome shotgun sequence includes the following:
- the LOC105227476 gene encoding serine protease SP24D, with protein MRFTILSMDYRSFCIKLFIAFCLVAEATQNENGTAEIRPSPRILGGLIAATGQFPYQVSVRINKQHVCGGALLSPTFVLTAAHCVDNVDEKFLGVQAGTVSRTDGGVYRAVSNAIIHPKYGFDNDIALLQLVTPFDYSDVIKGIAVATADVPAGASVIISGWGRTYEGSPLSNKLLYTRSLTTLKSDDCATAEGTINPSELCLLSPQSKGFCDGDDGGPVVYRNILIGIASYNANTCGTTTKGGFTKASYYKAWIQAIIAAYSLDD; from the exons ATGCGTTTCACTATTCTTAGTATGGATTATCGAAGCTTCTGTATAAAGCTCTTCATAGCCTTTTGCTTAGTCGCAGAGGCCACGCAAAACGAAAATGGCACCGCGGAAATCAGGCCGAGTCCTCGCATATTAGGCGGCCTAATAGCTGCCACAGGACAATTCCCATATCAGGTATCCGTGCGCATAAATAAACAACATGTTTGTGGAGGCGCGTTGCTGTCTCCAACATTTGTGCTTACTGCGGCACATTGTGTTGACAA tGTTGATGAAAAATTCCTAGGTGTACAAGCCGGCACTGTGAGTCGCACTGATGGCGGGGTGTACCGCGCTGTTTCTAATGCTATCATACACCCTAAGTATGGTTTTGATAATGATATTGCTTTGCTGCAGTTGGTAACACCATTCGACTACTCCGATGTTATAAAAGGAATAGCAGTTGCTACTGCAGATGTACCGGCTGGAGCATCAGTAATCATTTCCGGTTGGGGTCGCACATACGAAGGCAGTCCTCTATCTAATAAACTATTGTATACCAGATCACTGACAACTCTGAAGAGTGACGACTGTGCTACAGCTGAAGGGACGATTAATCCTTCCGAATTATGCCTCCTCAGTCCTCAATCAAAAGGTTTTTGTGATGGCGACGATGGTGGCCCAGTTGTTTATAGAAACATTCTAATTGGTATTGCCAGTTATAATGCAAATACTTGCGGTACGACTACAAAAGGTGGCTTTACTAAAGCGTCTTACTATAAAGCTTGGATACAAGCAATAATAGCTGCATATAGTTTAGATGattaa
- the LOC105227477 gene encoding serine protease SP24D isoform X2, producing the protein MDYRSFFAKFFIVFCLVAKATQNDDGSAEHKPSLRILNGQVAAAGQFPYQVSVRLNREHICGGALLSANFVLTAAHCVYNINQTALGVQAGTLSRTAGGVFRAVCHVVVHPEYDFDNDLALLQLETPYSLSYYIQPIRIADWEAPSGESVIISGWGRTYEGSLLSDKLLYSRALTTERYEFCAGADGVTNPGVLCLNTPQGNGFCDGDDGGPVVYRNVLIGIASYNANACGTVSYGGFTKASYYKLWIQGVIYG; encoded by the exons ATGGATTATCGTAGCTTCTTTGCAAAGTTCTTTATAGTCTTTTGTTTGGTGGCAAAGGCCACGCAAAATGACGATGGGTCCGCGGAACATAAACCGAGTCTTCGCATATTAAACGGTCAAGTTGCTGCCGCAGGACAATTCCCATATCAGGTATCCGTGCGTCTTAATAGGGAGCATATTTGTGGTGGCGCATTGCTGTCTGCAAACTTTGTGCTTACCGCAGCACATTGTGTCTACAA cattaATCAGACCGCCTTAGGTGTACAAGCCGGCACCTTGAGCCGCACTGCTGGCGGGGTGTTCCGTGCAGTTTGTCATGTTGTTGTACATCCTGAATATGATTTCGATAACGATTTAGCTTTGCTGCAGCTGGAAACACCATACAGCTTGTCCTATTATATACAACCAATAAGAATTGCTGATTGGGAGGCACCGTCAGGAGAATCGGTTATCATTTCCGGTTGGGGTCGCACATATGAAGGTAGTCTGCTATCTGATAAATTATTGTATAGCAGAGCACTGACAACTGAGAGGTATGAATTCTGCGCTGGAGCTGACGGGGTAACTAACCCAGGCGTACTATGCCTTAATACTCCCCAGGGTAATGGTTTTTGTGATGGCGACGATGGTGGTCCTGTGGTTTATAGAAACGTTCTTATTGGTATTGCCAGTTATAATGCAAATGCTTGTGGCACTGTTTCGTACGGTGGTTTTACTAAAGCGTCTTACTATAAGCTTTGGATACAAGGCGTTATTTATGGCTAA
- the LOC115066248 gene encoding serine protease SP24D has translation MEFPSFYIKLFVLVCLVAESIQVPSIRIVSGTKAVPGQFPYQVSVRVSGKHICGGALISQNSVVTAAHCVASIPEQFLTVQAGTVNITETGTVVAVSKIIPHPDYNYDNDIAVLQLSTPLDYSDVILPISLAVNEAPAGETVTITGWGRVRDGGALPEILQYSRSLTVLSDEQCARVAGPVNKGIQCLSKVRNNGFCDGDDGGPAVHKGVLIGIASYYSDGCGSASPDGYTKISYYRKWLVANSF, from the exons ATGGAGTTTCCAAGTTTCTACATCAAGTTGTTTGTACTGGTTTGTTTGGTGGCCGAGTCCATACAAGTACCAAGTATACGTATCGTTAGCGGTACTAAAGCTGTTCCGGGTCAATTTCCTTATCAGGTATCTGTACGTGTAAGCGGTAAGCATATTTGCGGTGGAGCTTTGATTTCTCAAAATTCTGTTGTAACTGCAGCACACTGTGTAGCCAG tattccGGAACAATTCCTTACTGTACAAGCCGGTACGGTAAATATCACCGAAACCGGTACTGTTGTTGCAGTATCGAAAATAATTCCGCATCCCGACTACAATTACGACAATGACATTGCTGTGCTGCAGTTAAGTACTCCACTCGACTACTCCGATGTTATACTACCAATCTCACTCGCTGTTAATGAAGCACCGGCTGGCGAGACGGTTACCATTACTGGTTGGGGTCGCGTACGTGATGGCGGTGCACTCCCCGAAATATTACAGTATAGTCGCAGTTTGACTGTTTTAAGTGATGAACAGTGTGCTCGTGTAGCCGGTCCCGTCAATAAAGGCATACAATGTCTTTCCAAGGTTAGAAATAATGGCTTCTGTGATGGTGATGATGGTGGTCCAGCCGTACACAAAGGCGTATTGATTGGCATCGCAAGTTATTATTCCGACGGTTGCGGCTCTGCTTCACCAGACGGCTACACCAAGATATCCTATTATCGCAAGTGGTTGGTTGCAAATTCTTTTTAG